Proteins found in one Sorghum bicolor cultivar BTx623 chromosome 1, Sorghum_bicolor_NCBIv3, whole genome shotgun sequence genomic segment:
- the LOC8081999 gene encoding uncharacterized protein LOC8081999 produces MPPRAVLRRLLPTHIHHPAARRAPRQAPPPASATNEGPLPDPNALLVHDPIDLLSSLWRRAFAHPLPSPFPNLSGYASRLDLWLLSYQRACAHATGTFPPRHAVPLLTLHSLLRLRAAALRRHPAFPWGASTHLLLRSPADKPSTVPISRRKLEARFADAPPPFQDRVVQELLLLLLEPVFEPRFSPKSHAFRPGRGPHSAIRSVRSRFAAYLWFVSADLTAVVDGLSPDTILSCVQKAVSDRKVLSLLKSALNAPVRPGSVPPTEKDLDGLTKKRLKRKVLRKSRKKKVLNENEPKPDPYWLRMFFGFAPEQACHVPNYGHCGIISPLLANVCLNELDWWMEEKINQYFCPSKHDSIWKEVGDDGCHNPAWPEFVPSAGKEKTRKMDFLRFGSHVLIGIRGPREDAVEIRRQLMEFCERTFGLRPENSMVEIEHITRGIEFLDHVITRRVIYPTLRYTASGGNIVSEKGVGTLLSVTASLQRCIRHFRKLELVKGDRDPEPLPCSPMLYSGQAHTNSQMNKFLETMADWYRYADNRKKIVGFCAYVIRSSLAKLYAARYRLKSRAKVYKIASRDLSRPLRESTRNDAPEYSDLLRMGLVDFIEGVQFARMSSIPSCDYTPFPRNWVPHHELILQEYIKLQDPKFFCELHKTIKRQEISSPQDDISKMVWYYKVHGVYDDKRSLVGAKELRNGEVINGNKQLLLDT; encoded by the coding sequence ATGCCGCCACGCGCGGTGCTCCGCCGCCTTCTCCCCACACACATCCACcaccccgccgctcgccgcgctCCGCGTCAGGCGCCGCCTCCGGCTTCAGCGACCAACGAGGGACCCCTTCCCGACCCGAATGCGCTCCTCGTCCACGACCCCATCGACCTGCTCTCCTCCCTGTGGCGCCGCGCGTTCGCGCACCCGCTCCCCTCCCCGTTCCCGAACCTCTCCGGCTACGCCTCCCGCCTCGACCTTTGGCTCCTCTCCTACCAGCGTGCCTGCGCCCATGCCACGGGCACCTTCCCGCCACGCCACGCCGTCCCGCTCCTCACTCTCCACTccctcctccgcctccgcgcCGCCGCGCTCCGCCGCCACCCCGCCTTCCCCTGGGGCGCATCCACGCACCTCCTCCTCCGTTCCCCCGCCGACAAGCCCTCCACCGTCCCGATCTCCCGCCGCAAGCTCGAGGCCCGGTTCGCggacgcgccgccgccgttccagGACCGCGTCGTCCaggagctcctcctcctcctccttgaaCCAGTCTTCGAGCCGCGCTTCTCCCCTAAGTCTCATGCCTTCCGCCCCGGTCGCGGGCCCCACAGCGCCATCCGCTCTGTTCGGTCTCGCTTTGCCGCCTACCTCTGGTTCGTCTCCGCCGACCTCACGGCGGTGGTCGACGGGCTCTCGCCGGACACCATCCTGTCATGCGTCCAGAAGGCCGTCTCCGACCGTAAGGTGCTGTCATTGCTCAAGTCCGCGCTCAACGCCCCTGTCCGGCCTGGGTCTGTACCGCCAACGGAGAAGGACCTCGATGGGCTGACCAAGAAGAGGCTGAAAAGGAaggtgctcaggaagagcagGAAGAAGAAGGTGCTTAACGAGAATGAGCCGAAGCCTGACCCATATTGGTTGAGGATGTTCTTTGGGTTTGCTCCAGAACAGGCATGCCATGTGCCGAATTATGGACATTGTGGGATAATCAGTCCTTTGCTTGCCAATGTGTGCCTTAACGAGTTGGATTGGTGGATGGAGGAGAAAATTAACCAGTACTTTTGCCCATCCAAACATGATTCAATTTGGAAGGAGGTGGGTGATGATGGGTGCCACAATCCCGCTTGGCCTGAGTTCGTCCCGTCAGCTGGGAAGGAGAAGACAAGGAAGATGGATTTCCTTCGATTTGGTTCCCATGTCTTGATTGGGATCAGGGGGCCGAGGGAGGATGCAGTTGAGATAAGGAGACAACTGATGGAATTTTGTGAGAGAACATTTGGTTTAAGGCCAGAGAATTCGATGGTGGAAATTGAGCATATCACAAGGGGGATTGAATTCTTGGATCATGTGATCACGCGCAGGGTCATCTACCCAACCTTGCGATATACTGCCAGTGGAGGGAACATTGTCAGCGAGAAGGGTGTCGGAACACTGTTGTCTGTAACAGCGAGCCTGCAGAGGTGCATAAGACATTTCAGGAAGCTTGAGCTTGTAAAGGGGGACAGGGATCCTGAGCCATTGCCATGCTCACCGATGCTGTACTCTGGGCAGGCACACACTAATTCCCAGATGAACAAGTTTCTTGAGACAATGGCTGATTGGTACAGGTATGCAGATAACCGGAAAAAGATTGTAGGGTTCTGTGCTTATGTCATAAGGAGTTCACTAGCAAAGCTCTACGCGGCAAGATATAGACTGAAGTCTCGAGCTAAGGTCTACAAGATTGCTTCACGGGATCTTAGCCGTCCTTTGAGAGAAAGCACAAGGAATGATGCACCAGAATACTCTGATCTTTTGAGGATGGGACTAGTTGATTTTATTGAAGGTGTACAATTTGCACGCATGTCATCGATTCCATCGTGTGACTACACACCTTTCCCTAGGAACTGGGTGCCACACCATGAACTTATATTGCAAGAGTATATTAAGCTGCAAGATCCAAAGTTCTTTTGTGAACTTCACAAGACTATCAAGCGTCAGGAAATAAGTTCACCACaggatgacatatcaaagaTGGTGTGGTATTATAAAGTTCATGGTGTTTATGATGACAAAAGATCCTTGGTTGGCGCCAAGGAATTGAGAAATGGTGAAGTTATCAATGGGAACAAGCAACTTCTATTGGATACATAG
- the LOC8057646 gene encoding protein CutA 1, chloroplastic — protein MRFPGGHAYISGLSKLPEMPLPAPFRVFSPPSSASAASPAGAQRALLYGRRSPLAGALLFFSIGAVSAAVACRTGCAISHRRLPFLGARGLSSTRMESASTTVPSIVVYVTVPSREAGKKLSQSIIIEKLAACVNIVPGIESVYWWEGKVHSDAEQLLIIKTRESLLDALTAHVKANHEYDVPEVIALPITGGNTKYLEWLKNSTRDN, from the exons ATGCGCTTTCCCGGCGGCCACGCGTACATAAGCGGGCTATCGAAGCTGCCGGAGATGCCACTCCCCGCGCCGTTCCGGGTTTTCTCCCCAccctcctccgcctccgccgctaGTCCCGCCGGAGCGCAGCGCGCGCTGCTCTACGGACGCCGCTCGCCGCTCGCGGGAGCGCTCctgttcttcagcatcggcgccGTCAGCGCTGCGGTCGCCTGTAGGACGGGGTGCGCCATCTCCCACCGACGCCTCCCCTTCCTCGG GGCAAGAGGTCTCAGTTCTACTCGAATGGAGTCTGCTTCCACCACAGTGCCCTCCATTGTCGTGTATGTGACAGTTCCAAGCAGGGAAGCAG GCAAGAAGCTGTCACAGAGCATCATTATCGAGAAGCTTGCTGCTTGTGTCAATATAGTACCTG GCATTGAATCTGTTTACTGGTGGGAGGGAAAG GTGCACTCTGATGCTGAACAATTGCTCATCATCAAGACCAGGGAATCACTTCTGGATGCCTTGACTGCACATGTCAAAGCCAACCATGAATATGA TGTTCCTGAAGTTATTGCTCTACCCATAACTGGCGGTAACACCAAGTATTTGGAATGGCTCAAGAACAGCACTAGGGACAATTGA
- the LOC8082000 gene encoding aspartyl protease 25, with amino-acid sequence MAATTTTILLLLVAATAASAADLSVYHNVHPPSPSPLESIIALARADDARLLFLSSKAASSSGGVTSAPVASGQTPPSYVVRAGLGTPVQQLLLALDTSADATWSHCAPCDTCPAGSRFIPASSSSYASLPCASDWCPLFDGQPCPASQDASAPLPTCAFSKPFADTAFQASLGSDTLRLGKDAIASYAFGCVGAVTGPTTNLPKQGLLGLGRGPMSLLSQTGSRYNGVFSYCLPSYRSYYFSGSLRLGAAGQPRNVRYTPLLTNPHRPSLYYVNVTGLSVGRALVKAPAGSFAFDPSTGAGTVIDSGTVITRWTAPVYAALRDEFRRQVAAPSGYTSLGAFDTCFNTDEVAAGGAPPVTLHMGGGVDLTLPMENTLIHSSATPLACLAMAEAPQNVNSVVNVVANLQQQNVRVVVDVAGSRVGFAREPCN; translated from the coding sequence ATGGCGGCCACCACTACTACCATCCTTCTCCTCCTggtcgccgccaccgccgcctcgGCGGCCGACCTCTCCGTGTACCACAACGTGCACCcgccgtccccgtccccgctCGAGTCCATCATCGCGCTCGCCCGCGCCGACGACGCGCGGCTCCTCTTCCTCTCATCCAAGGCGGCGTCGTCGTCCGGCGGCGTCACCTCCGCTCCCGTCGCCTCCGGGCAGACCCCGCCCTCGTACGTCGTCCGCGCGGGGCTGGGCACCCCGGTGCAGCAGCTCCTCCTGGCGCTCGACACCAGCGCCGACGCCACCTGGTCGCACTGCGCCCCGTGCGACACGTGCCCCGCCGGCAGCCGCTTCATCCCTGCCAGCTCCTCCTCGTACGCCTCCCTCCCGTGCGCCTCCGACTGGTGCCCGCTCTTCGACGGCCAGCCGTGCCCGGCGAGCCAGGACGCGTCGGCGCCGCTGCCGACGTGCGCCTTCTCCAAGCCGTTCGCGGACACCGCGTTCCAGGCGTCGCTGGGCAGCGacacgctgcggctgggcaagGACGCCATCGCCAGCTACGCGTTCGGGTGCGTGGGCGCGGTGACCGGGCCGACGACGAACCTGCCGAAGCAGGGGCTCCTGGGCCTCGGCCGGGGCCCCATGTCGCTGCTGTCCCAGACCGGGAGCAGGTACAACGGCGTCTTCTCCTACTGCCTGCCGAGCTACAGGTCCTACTACTTCTCCGGCTCCCTCCGGCTGGGCGCCGCCGGGCAGCCCAGGAACGTCCGGTACACGCCGCTGCTGACCAACCCGCACCGGCCGTCGCTCTACTACGTGAACGTGACGGGGCTCAGCGTGGGGCGGGCCCTGGTGAAGGCCCCCGCGGGGTCGTTCGCGTTCGACCCGTCCACCGGCGCCGGCACGGTGATCGACTCGGGGACGGTGATCACGCGGTGGACGGCGCCCGTGTACGCGGCGCTGCGCGACGAGTTCCGGCGGCAGGTGGCGGCGCCGAGCGGGTACACGTCGCTGGGCGCGTTCGACACCTGCTTCAACACGGACGAGGTGGCGGCGGGCGGCGCGCCGCCCGTGACGCTGCACATGGGCGGCGGCGTGGACCTGACGCTGCCCATGGAGAACACGCTCATCCACAGCAGCGCCACGCCGCTGGCGTGCCTGGCCATGGCCGAGGCGCCGCAGAACGTGAACTCCGTCGTCAACGTGGTGGCCAACCTGCAGCAGCAGAACGTCCGGGTCGTCGTCGACGTCGCCGGCTCGCGCGTCGGGTTCGCGAGGGAGCCCTGCAACTGA
- the LOC8057647 gene encoding protein CutA, chloroplastic isoform X1 — protein MAAQAAANTCARPSRPTSCARALLTCRSARSRDKRARVFRTLRLRRQSRRSAPRPALWTPLAGALLFFSVSAAVACSCRIGCAISHRRLPFLGASSLNSARMESASTIVPTIVVYVTVPNREAGKKLSQSIISEKLPASVNILPGAI, from the exons ATGGCCGCACAGGCAGCTGCGAATACCTGCGCTCGCCCGTCACGTCCCACTAGCTGCGCCCGCGCGCTGCTAACGTGCCGCAGCGCGCGCTCACGGGATAAGCGCGCCAGGGTTTTCCGcaccctccgcctccgccgccagTCCCGCCGGAGCGCACCGCGCCCTGCTCTATGGACGCCGCTCGCCGGAGCGCTCCTGTTCTTCAGCGTCAGCGCTGCGGTAGCCTGCAGCTGCAGGATAGGGTGCGCCATCTCCCACCGACGCCTCCCCTTCCTCGG GGCAAGTAGTCTTAATTCTGCTCGAATGGAATCCGCTTCCACCATCGTGCCCACCATTGTTGTGTATGTGACAGTTCCAAACAGGGAAGCAG GCAAGAAACTGTCACAGAGCATCATTAGCGAGAAGCTTCCTGCTTCTGTCAATATATTACCTG GTGCAATCTGA
- the LOC8057647 gene encoding uncharacterized protein LOC8057647 isoform X2: protein MAAQAAANTCARPSRPTSCARALLTCRSARSRDKRARVFRTLRLRRQSRRSAPRPALWTPLAGALLFFSVSAAVACSCRIGCAISHRRLPFLGASSLNSARMESASTIVPTIVVYVTVPNREAGAI from the exons ATGGCCGCACAGGCAGCTGCGAATACCTGCGCTCGCCCGTCACGTCCCACTAGCTGCGCCCGCGCGCTGCTAACGTGCCGCAGCGCGCGCTCACGGGATAAGCGCGCCAGGGTTTTCCGcaccctccgcctccgccgccagTCCCGCCGGAGCGCACCGCGCCCTGCTCTATGGACGCCGCTCGCCGGAGCGCTCCTGTTCTTCAGCGTCAGCGCTGCGGTAGCCTGCAGCTGCAGGATAGGGTGCGCCATCTCCCACCGACGCCTCCCCTTCCTCGG GGCAAGTAGTCTTAATTCTGCTCGAATGGAATCCGCTTCCACCATCGTGCCCACCATTGTTGTGTATGTGACAGTTCCAAACAGGGAAGCAG GTGCAATCTGA